The Belonocnema kinseyi isolate 2016_QV_RU_SX_M_011 chromosome 10, B_treatae_v1, whole genome shotgun sequence genome has a window encoding:
- the LOC117181027 gene encoding uncharacterized protein LOC117181027: MCSFELHGFADASEKGKGAVVYLKTISPNGNCFIELIYSKTKVAPVQTVPLPRLELCALVLLAHLVAHLQTQLRFDAALHLWSDSMNTLHWILAVPTRWMTYFANRVSEIQTIVPSAIWHHVPGADNPADCASRGLSAYELSQFSLGWNSPPWLKKQEEWPSSLLGPPENAVPKEERRVTVNVAVRVNEPCDLLSRYTSLDKLLRVTAWCLRVRDALKCRSIIGSRILVASDLRTALLFWIQQGQNRYFPNEITALKNKMQISKTNTLIKLTPFFDGQLLRVGGRLKHSLLTYDENHPLILPPESILTTLIIRDCHLRCLYGGVQLTLGTLRQSYWILRGRNLVISLIHLSIPCVRNRGNTQQQLISDLSSIRVTPPERVFMNTGVDYAGPINVRTSKGRGHHSHKAWICFFVCCASCSVHLELVSDYTAEAFIAAYIRFISRRGLCRTLSSDEGTNFAGADRQLQEMFSEASAEFASVATYLASYGTQWRFNPPAAPYFRGLWEAAVKSTKFHLRRVIGDSTLTFEEMTTLLTQIEACLNSRPLRAQSDDPTDISALTPGHFLIGASLNAVPEPLLADVLPNRLTRWQLIQQMRDHFSYK; the protein is encoded by the coding sequence ATGTGCTCTTTCGAACTTCATGGCTTTGCTGACGCTTCTGAAAAGGGGAAGGGTGCTGTCgtttatttaaagacaatttcgcctaacggaaattgttttattgaacTCATTTATTCTAAGACAAAAGTCGCTCCTGTTCAAACTGTTCCACTTCCTCGTCTTGAGCTATGTGCCTTAGTTTTGTTAGCTCATCTCGTCGCTCACCTTCAAACTCAACTGCGTTTTGATGCTGCTCTACATTTGTGGTCTGATTCTATGAACACACTTCATTGGATTTTAGCTGTTCCTACAAGATGGATGACATACTTCGCGAATCGGGTTTCGGAAATTCAAACGATCGTTCCTTCAGCAATTTGGCATCATGTTCCGGGTGCAGATAATCCAGCTGACTGTGCTTCTCGCGGGTTGTCAGCTTACGAACTTTCGCAGTTTTCACTCGGGTGGAATAGTCCTCCGTGGCTTAAAAAACAAGAAGAGTGGCCATCATCTCTGCTTGGCCCTCCAGAAAATGCAGTGCCCAAAGAAGAACGTAGAGTTACTGTCAACGTAGCAGTTCGTGTTAATGAACCGTGTGATCTTCTGAGTCGTTATACATCTTTAGACAAATTACTACGAGTCACTGCTTGGTGTCTTCGTGTTCGCGACGCTTTGAAGTGTCGTTCTATTATCGGTTCTCGGATTTTAGTTGCATCAGATCTTCGAACAGCTCTTTTATTCTGGATTCAGCAAGGACAAAATCGCTATTTTCCTAATGAAATCAccgctctaaaaaataaaatgcagatttctAAGACTAACACTCTAATAAAGTTGACTCCATTTTTTGATGGTCAACTTCTTCGTGTCGGAGGTCGCTTAAAGCACTCTCTTCTCACTTATGATGAGAATCATCCACTGATTCTACCTCCTGAGTCTATTCTCACAACTCTTATCATCCGCGACTGTCACCTTCGCTGTCTTTATGGGGGTGTCCAACTTACACTTGGAACGTTACGACAATCTTATTGGATTCTTCGAGGTCGCAATTTGGTCATTTCATTGATTCATCTGAGCATTCCATGCGTCAGAAACAGAGGTAATACTCAGCAACAGCTGATAAGTGACCTCTCTTCCATTCGCGTTACTCCACCTGAACGAGTATTCATGAACACTGGGGTAGACTATGCTGGCCCCATCAATGTTCGCACCTCCAAAGGACGAGGTCACCATTCCCACAAAGCCTGGATTTGTTTTTTCGTCTGCTGTGCCTCCTGCTCAGTTCATCTGGAGTTGGTTTCTGATTACACAGCAGAAGCCTTCATAGCTGCTTATATTCGCTTCATTTCTCGTCGTGGTCTTTGTCGAACGTTGTCTAGTGACGAGGGTACGAATTTTGCGGGAGCAGATCGTCAACTACAGGAAATGTTTTCTGAGGCGTCAGCAGAGTTTGCTTCGGTCGCTACATACCTTGCTTCGTATGGTACCCAGTGGAGATTCAACCCTCCTGCAGCACCTTACTTCAGAGGTTTATGGGAAGCTGCAGTTAAGTCGACAAAATTCCATCTTCGTCGAGTCATTGGAGACTCTACATTGACGTTTGAAGAAATGACCACTCTTTTAACACAAATTGAGGCTTGCCTTAATTCTCGGCCTCTCAGAGCTCAGTCAGATGATCCAACAGACATTTCTGCCCTCACACCAGGACATTTTCTCATTGGAGCTTCACTGAATGCAGTTCCTGAACCATTGCTTGCAGACGTTCTTCCAAATCGATTAACTCGCTGGCAGTTGATCCAGCAAATGCGTGATCATTTCTCTTACAAATAG
- the LOC117181026 gene encoding zinc metalloproteinase/disintegrin-like: MLQTGELASARSRMKHTSRPGPGRDSRSVPDQSHYNPFLNFANEDLFKVNPKLMNVPLVSTTTSIFGIFNTVRGRPDAGWANPGYITWSGTGWALAFEDIGIFYEDPEYLASFALTKEDDDGMNKLDKTLLLDGVFTINGNNMVLRSLPKRHRSKRKIQQLDFLSSEEDNSHMIATVDHAVFHIRESPHLNRSSISANSFLKKLDKLEITKKSNRKIPDVIYPEILLILDQNYYSHFEQNFAKALSYIVTLFNGVDLMFRALSKPEVRLNIAGIILSEDQIPVFHTFLSGKNNILDGDGSLEEIGKYLFKEKRFSFKKDYDLALLMTGYDMFHDDGKQALGLAFLNAACTQASDKRKIWALGLVQDDFAFWGILIAAHELAHLFGADHDAEHCEYGHVMTGNGHAAGMENLYQFSSCSQKAMRDFFKTNDAGCLFNKPPEDNPVPVILPGQYMSLHEQCIKRGFDEPINYDETVCTKLCCAPQVDDVCGLPAAQGSPCGFDMCHLEEIQKRFDLFAALLRWKLSIQIDGELLLATLRFRIVRKRTCFKEMWIHRIHNTPGIHGIEESAKFKEYTESKGFKEL, translated from the exons atgttGCAAacag gcgAACTGGCTAgcgccagatcgcggatgaaacacacatCCAGGCCGGGCCCAGGTCGGGATTCCCGATCGGTAcccgatcagtctcattataatccatttctGAACTTCGCGAATGAAGATTTATTTAAGGTAAACCCAAAACTAATGAATGTTCCTCTCGTTTCGACGACCACCTcaatctttggaattttcaatacag TCCGGGGCCGGCCGGATGCTGGctgggccaaccctggttatatcacATGGTCGGGAActggctgggcactg gctTTTGAAGACATTGGTATATTTTATGAAGACCCAGAATATTTAGCTTCATTTGCATTAACGAAGGAGGATGATGATGGAATGAACAAATTGGACAAGACCTTATTATTA GATGGTGTTTTTACTATAAATGGGAATAATATGGTACTACGTTCACTTCCAAAACGTCATCGTTCGAAACGTAAAATCcaacaattagattttttatcaTCTGAGGAAGATAATAGCCATATGATAGCTACTGTCGATCACGCAGTTTTCCATATACGTGAATCTCCACATTTAA acagAAGTTCTATATCagcaaattcttttcttaaaaaattggataaattagAGATTActaaaaaatcaaatagaaaaattccaGATGTCATATACCCAGAGATACTGCTAATTcttgaccaaaattattattc acATTTCGAACAAAACTTTGCAAAAGCTCTTAGTTACATCGTAACACTTTTTAACGGAGTTGATTTAATGTTCAGAGCTTTAAGTAAACCGGAAGTCCGTCTAAATATTGCTGGAATTATTTTGTCTGAg gatCAAATTCCCGTTTTCCACACCTTTCTCTCgggtaaaaataatatattggatGGTGACGGCTCTTTGGAAGAGATtggtaaatatttgtttaaagaaaaaaggttttcattcaagaaagattaCGACTTAGCTTTATTAATGACAGG GTATGATATGTTTCATGATGATGGGAAACAGGCTTTAG GACTCGCTTTTCTTAATGCAGCTTGTACTCAAGCATCGGATAAACGAAAAATCTGGGCCCTAGGCTTAGTTCAGGACGACTTTGCTTTTTGGGGAATTCTCATTGCTGCTCACGAGTTAGCCCACTT atttggtGCTGACCACGACGCTGAACATTGTGAGTATGGCCATGTCATGACAGGTAATGGCCACGCAGCAGGCATGGAGAATCTATACCAATTTTCGAGTTGCAGCCAAAAAGCTATGCGCGATTTTTTCAA aactaaTGATGCTGGGTGTCTTTTCAACAAACCTCCTGAAGATAATCCAGTACCAGTGATCCTGCCAGGACAATACATGTCATTACACGAACAATGTATAAAAAGAGGATTCGATGAACCAATtaat TATGATGAAACAGTTTGTACTAAGCTGTGCTGCGCTCCTCAAGTAGATGATGTGTGTGGACTACCAGCCGCGCAAGGATCTCCCTGTGGATTTGATATG tgtcATCTCGAGGAAATCCAAAAACGCTTTGATTTATTTGCAGCATTGCTTAGATGGAAGTTGTCAATACAAATCGACGGAGAATTATTATTAGCAACATTAAGATTCCGAATTGTAAGGAAGAGAACATGTTTCAAGGAAATGT ggattcacagaattcataatACTCCTGGAATTCACGGTATCGAGGAATCTgctaaattcaaggaatatacgGAATCCAAAGGATTCAAGGAACTCTAG